Within Aphelocoma coerulescens isolate FSJ_1873_10779 chromosome 1A, UR_Acoe_1.0, whole genome shotgun sequence, the genomic segment ACAGCACCAGAAATGGTTCATCCAAACCTTAGGAACTGCTCTGTCACACCAGGGACCTCTCCTTTTTCAACAAGCTCAAGCTCCACAAGCTTTACTTGACAAAGGGGAAAGTTTGGCTTGATGGAGAGGCTGTCCTGAAGGCACAGAAATACCTCTGTTGCAGTAGGGTCCTCTTCAAGAGAGCAGAGACTGAAACACAGGCCTAGGGCATTTAATTATAATTTTCCACTCcttatcatcatctttggtaACTCAGAAACAATGGAGGTGTCTGTGCTGCACAGGGATCAGGGCAAATTCTCAGGGTCTTTGAAAGACTCACCGCATTATAACTGTTTCTGAGCTGACTGGTGGTTCCCTGTGTGCCTTGGGAGCTTCTTCCTCTGAAGGAACAGAAGAAACCTCTGCATAGAAGACAATTGGAAAGTAAACACATCAGTCCATTTTTAGAGTCAAGCTACAATCTAAATGATACACAGATACCACTTACCTATACACCACCTAAGGGGCAGTCTTGAGTTGGAGTACAGGTGCCCTCATGAAATTTATTTCTGGGTCAGAAACATTCTAGTTTTAATAATCCTTGACATTACTTACAATTTACATCTGTTAGCCATATTTACTTTTCACACAAAGAAAAAGGCTGACATTTTAGGCAACGACAGTAACTCTAAGAGCTTCCCTCTCCAGTGTGTGCCCTTTTTGGTGCAGACCTTACACTTTCAGCTACTTGGGCCAGGCATCAGGAGATCAGGGGAGCCAAAGTGTAAAAATTGAGAAAGCATAGTTTTGCCTTTTGGTTTGTGAGGGATTTAATCAAATAAGGTGTGATGAAATTCTAAGTAGAATGAAATAAGTGGAAGCAGAAAAAGGACGAAAGCCCAAAGACTGAGCTGCAGTTATGGGTAAGGGGAAAGACAGTTCTGTTGCCttgaatgttttaaaatttggaACCAAGAATTTACAGGTCAAATATATGAACAAATCTTGATTCAAGTTCTGCTAAACCTTTTACACCCCTCCACAacccctccttttcctctgtgtcaAAAATCCAGCATGTTGCAGAGCTTCAAAGTAAAGTAAGAGCTGAAAAGAAGCAATTATTTAAAGTACACATAAGATATAGTAAAGACATACATCCTGACAGCAAGTACTGCTGAATGAGCTGCATTACAGAAGATGCATGTTTTCAACTTGTGACATCAGTGATTTGACTTCTGTGCAAGCTGGGACCTTGGGTTTGACAAATTTGCATTCTTATCTGTACTCTCAAATCCTGCGCTCACAGGAAAATCATCTTTTTTAGAAGGTCAAGTGGGAACCTAAAAGTGCCAGTTGCAAAATAAGGGGAGGCAGCAAATAAACAAGTGATAAGAGATATGGGCTACTGAGCATGTGTGCATGGTTCTTCCTTACTGCCTCAGGGATCCATGAAATAAGTTTATTGTTGCAGGTATTAGTGTGGAATGGGGGGACTGAGCCCCAGCATTGCATCCCTACTCAAGGATGCACAGggcagcagagaggagggaggggacagctggaAAGGGAAGCTTAGGGCAGGATAGAAGAGGGCTGGAGCAAGTAATATCACCAGAAAGGCACAAGAGCCGTGCTAAGCTCTCAGCTCTCATGCCTCTCCATCACATTGTCTATTTAATTTAATCCTACTTTTTGATAACTGCACCAAATTGGAGGggggaaggaagaagggaaatgGAAGAGAGGACTCACGCTGCAAGATGTCCGGTGGTACTGACATCCTCTTCAGGCCCTGACGGTGCCAGTCCTTGGTTTTTACTCGGCTTTTAATTGGGTTTTCTTGATtggctgctggctcctgcaCAGCTACCccaatattttttttgtctggCCAACTTGATGATTTTCCCAAGGGTGCATGTTTGGCCATTTCTTCCTTTGGCTGTTCTCCTCCTTCCAGCCTTTGTCTGACCCTCCTCTCaccttctgttttctctgtgaCTGCCAGTGGAGCCTGGATGTTCTTTCTGTCCACACCAAAGCTGCCTGCAGGCTGCTCCCATCGCAGCTCCTCGTCCTGGCAGCTTGTTCTGGTGGTCGGCGGCGATGGAGGGCTGAGCTGGAAGAAGTGAATTGGATTGGTGAATGCAAGCATTGGAAGGAGCTGTGCAGAGTCTCTGCTCTTGGAGTCTGGGGATGTTATCAAGCCTTCCAATGAGGGCCAAGAAGGGTGGTCAGGTGAGGATTTCCCACTCTCTATATCCATGTGGTGATCCGCTGTTTCAGGGCTGGTGTCAGAGCAGCCAACCAACATTTCGCTTCCAAGAGCTGAAAAACTTTTGGTCAACAAACTGACCCCTGAGTCATCAGAAGTCTCTGTATCATGGGGACCTGAGTCACTGAGATCCCACTCTCCACTTACTGGAACAAGGTCATCTCTCTCTGCTAGACTTTCTCCATCAGAAGCAGAGGCCAGAGAGTTGGAATCAGATGCAGAGGTGGCAGTCTGGAGAGGATGGCTTAGAGCAGGGTGAATGGCTCCCAGCTTATCATCATCCATCCCAGAGCTGAGGGGGGGCCTGGAGTGTAGTCTAGGGGCCAGTGGCTGGTAACCTTCGAGGGCTGGAGGTGGAACGAGGTGATTTGCATGGAGTGCAGGGGCCTGAGGCTGACGGGGCCTTTGGACGTGGGAAGGAGGATGACGAAGCTGTTTGGCATCAGGCTCAGACACCAGAGGTAGGCTTGagtgggacacaggggacacaggttGTCCTTGCTGGTTCTCAGCAAGGACCGTATTGTCTTCGGAGGGCCAAGTTAGGGTGCTCAGGACACTGGAAATTCTGGATCCAGGCTCTTTTTGGAAGAAACTGCAGTCAGGCTCAGCAAATAAAGGCACTTGTTGTGCTTTATGATCCACATTTGTTCCCGTTTCTTTTCCTTGGATAATGGCACTTTTTTCGGGGGAGTTTTGCTGAATTGTCTCTGGGTGGCTCAGGGGAGTGGAAGTCCTTCCTGGTGTTTGGGATGGTTCCAGAGGCCCTGCAATACTAGCCACAGACCGCCTATCCCCAGGAAGGCTTCCTTGTAGAGGAAGGGAGCTCGTGTACATCACAGAGAAAGAATTTGGGCCACTAAGGTCCTCATGAAAGCCTTCCTCAGAAGTAAGGAGCTCATGGGAAGTCTTGACCTCCCCTCCATCTGTCCTTACAACAGCAGTTTCTGCTGGTGTTGGGTCCCACCCTTTTGCAGGAGCAGCTTGGTTGGGTGGCTTTCCTGCAGAGTCTGGCAGCTCGTTCAGGAGGGTGCGAGGACAGTGCTCGGGGGTCACAGAGGCTGTTCTGGCACCCTCCTGCTCTGAGACAGATGCTGATGCTGCTGAGGTGAGCTCTGAGGGGGAAGCTGGAATGAAGTCCCaaagctcagcttttcctgtaATGGGATGAAGATCTATGGGATCAGGTGGCTCCAAGTTACTGGTACCAGAGGAAGGGTGTGCTGGAAGAGGAGCCTCTGGGTTCTCTGAGCTGAAAGGTGCTGTCACCCTTCCACAGAGTGGTGCCTCTCTTTTATCAAACCTCTGGACAGCTTTTCCATGACCATCACTGTGCTCACTCTCCCTGCCCAGTCGTGTCTTATCATCCCAGTGAGCTTCTCCAATATCCTGACCACCGATGGAAAAGCGGCCAGAGTCCTCCAGGTCTTCTGCCTGGTCAGAGACATGGCACATGTGTGGAGTTTTCCCCCCTGGCTTCAGGTGATTTGAGGACAGAGGGCCGACAGCAGGTGGCTGACATCCAGAACCTGCTTCTGTGACACTGGCTTGCAGCAGCACATCCTCACCAGGATGCTGATCCACAGAAACAGGTTCCCCAGGAGGAAATGCTGATCCTGTTTGCTCAGACAATGAAACATACTCCAAACCACACACATCCACAGTATGCCTGGGAACAGAAGGTATCTCTGGCCCAAAAGCTGATGATAGAGCCTCTAGTTTGAGCTCTTCCTCCAGTCTGAGCTCTTCCCTCTGCAGTTGTTCCTGCTCCTTTTGTTCCTTGTTTTTCTGACCTTTAAGCTCCAAAGGTTTGCCGCCTTCTGGCAGATTCTGCTCTTTgcactcttcctcctcctcttcctgctgaaGTTCAGACACTGCCTCCTCCTGAGCTGGCTCCTTATGCTGTGAAGCATTCACTTCCTCCGTCCTTTTAGCAGTACTCTTTCCTTGGAAAGCACTCTCTGCTGAAGGGGCAGGTCTGCCCTCAGTCTTTCTGTGATCATCTTCTAGATGAAGGCATTTGGAAGCAGATGAGTGCTCTTTAGGAACCATTCCCTGGTCTTTGACCCTGCTGGCATTCCCTGTTTCACCAGCTGGGGTGTTTCCTTCTGCTTGTAGTGAACTCATTTGGCTGTCACGTCTTAAGGTGGAAGACAACTGATGGGAAGATTCTGTATTCTCTTCCAAACCCTGAGGTGCTCTTAAGCTTTCCTGAACATCTTCAGAAGTGTAAGGTTTAGCTGTGTCTTCTACAGCCCCCTCTGAGGTAGGCTGCTCATCAGGTGCTGGTGCCACCTTTTGGGTGCTTTGCTCCTTCTCTGCACCAGCATCAACCTCCTGCAAAGAATCCTTAGAGATGTTATCCAGAAAGGGTTCAGCCTTATAATGCCCTTCTGAAACAGTTTTACAGACCAAAAAGCACTTGGGTGTCTCTCTCTGAGAGGAAATGGCATCAGCCAAAGGGGATTTTGTTTGCTGGGCCTGAGGGTCTGAGCCATGAAAAGCTAGTTCTGCCTGGCACTGAGGAAATACAGTGTTGAGGTTCATAGCCTGCAGGATGGGGCTGCCAGGGACTGGCTCGTCCTGGACTCTGCTGTGAGAGGAAGGGTCCTGGTTGCTTTCCAGGTCAACCAGTTCCAACTGCCTAAGTTTCAGAGAATAATCCAGTCCACCCTCCTCTAAAAGCATTTCTCCTTCCAATTCTGAGAGTCCCTTTTGAGGCTCTGTATCCCCTTGGCCTTGTTCCAGTCCTGCTGGCACTTTTTGCATAGAGTTAGAGGGTCTGCCCAGCatctctgctgctttccctggagCAGCAAGGCAGTCCTTGGGcgtgctgagctctgctccctTTGCAGAGTTACATGGACAGGTGCTCATTTCGGCTGCTGTGTGAGTGGCATGATGCTCTCCTTCCACGGCTGAAGAATCCCAGGCTTCCCCAGTGGTACTGCTGGCTCCTGGGGGAGTGGTACCTCCCTCACTGGTTTCTTCAGACTCCATCAGTGACACATCCTGctgaagaaaaatgcatttttctgttaCTACTTCACAATGATACGATGGATCTAATTCACTGCTTCTACTGCAGCTggtaaaaaccaaaaacaaaaccaacaccaCATACCTAGTGGGTGATAAGAGCtgggaaacaaacacaaagacTGAAAATAGGCAAACACCAGATGTAAGCTTGCAGTATGAGAGtaacaccaaaacaaacccactgGTGTCTTTTTAGTTTCACATGCAAAGTGACTTTGGTCGAAGAGCAGAGGTGCTGAGCTCTCTGCAATAGCTGCAGGGCAGCTTATGAAAAGTGGTGGCCATGGCTGGTTACCTCAGACCCAAAAGGGGGTACCAGAAGGCATCCAGAGAACAAGAAAACTATCAAAAATCTCCATTAATTTTCCTGGGGCATGATGGACAAATACTCCTAGCCTCTTCTAGCTGAGTCTTCAAGTTCTCTCTGATTTTTTGCCTGTTCTTTGGAGCTGATGGCTCTCTTTACAGATCTCTGTGTAGGTCTGGACCTCATTGCAAATGATCGCAGAAATTAATTAACAAGACACAGGAACGTAAGAATTTGATTAACAGGTAACGAGGACATGACACATGACACAAGATATTTGAAGGCTGTAAACCACATGGGTTGAGAGGAGTAGCTCTGGTGTGTGTGGACTAGTCTACAGACTATAAAGAGAAACTACGTCACCCCTCTTTTagggagggggaaagaaaaaaaaacaaaaaaagccatctCAGGATTGTTGGACAGTTTCCCAAAGGATATAGTGGAATTTCCCATCCACTATTGCATTTGAAGTTCAGACATGACAAAGCACTAGGGAATGCACATTTGGGATATGTCTGTGAAAGGACGGAAGAATCTGATTCACCACTTTTATCTTTCTGGCTTCTACTGTGACCCACAATCCCTACCTGGAAAATACCTGAGAAAGAGACAAACCACTGTGGctccctcccttttcttctgTGGTGATTTCCTTGTGCTAGAGTGGCTCTGTAGTCACAAGTACCAACTTCTGATCCCacacagaaagtaaaagaagtaAGGGCATAATTAACATCTGAACTAATTGTCCTAGTTAGCTCCATGGCCAGGGCACACCTGGCCTGAAAGCTGGTTTAGCTTCTATTTTCCCTTGCGTCAAGTGAAACAAAACACCTGCTCTGAAGGCAAGGAGCGCATGCTCTGGGGTTAGAACTGAAGCACTTTATACACCTTCATCATAGGTGTTgtcatcacagaatcacagaatggtttgagttggaagaggaattaaagatcatccagttccaagcccctgccatgggcagggacaccttccactatcccaggttctTCAGAGCCCTTGAGCAAAACCTGGCCTAGAATACTTCCAGTGATGGGGTAGCCatagctgctctgggcaacctgtgccagtgccttgcCACCCTCAtattaaagaatttcttttgaaTGTCAAATCTAAAACTCTCCTTTTGTGGTTTAAAACAGATCCCCCTTGTCCCATGACTACCTGCCTATGTAAAAAGTAGCTCTCCCTATTTCTATATGCCCCTtttaagtactggaaggctgAAATGAGCTCTcgctggagccttcccttctccaggctgaacaacctcaaTTCTAAAAAAATATGAGGAAAATAACTGAGTTAGCCAATTGAGTTAACTTACCAGTTAACTTCTTCCTGTGTATTTTTTCTCATGTAATCTTTAGTTTTTGTTTATAGTGAAAAGACAGTTTTCTTACAAAACCAGGCCAAAACCAGGGATTTTCA encodes:
- the ARHGEF5 gene encoding rho guanine nucleotide exchange factor 5 isoform X2 produces the protein MESEETSEGGTTPPGASSTTGEAWDSSAVEGEHHATHTAAEMSTCPCNSAKGAELSTPKDCLAAPGKAAEMLGRPSNSMQKVPAGLEQGQGDTEPQKGLSELEGEMLLEEGGLDYSLKLRQLELVDLESNQDPSSHSRVQDEPVPGSPILQAMNLNTVFPQCQAELAFHGSDPQAQQTKSPLADAISSQRETPKCFLVCKTVSEGHYKAEPFLDNISKDSLQEVDAGAEKEQSTQKVAPAPDEQPTSEGAVEDTAKPYTSEDVQESLRAPQGLEENTESSHQLSSTLRRDSQMSSLQAEGNTPAGETGNASRVKDQGMVPKEHSSASKCLHLEDDHRKTEGRPAPSAESAFQGKSTAKRTEEVNASQHKEPAQEEAVSELQQEEEEEECKEQNLPEGGKPLELKGQKNKEQKEQEQLQREELRLEEELKLEALSSAFGPEIPSVPRHTVDVCGLEYVSLSEQTGSAFPPGEPVSVDQHPGEDVLLQASVTEAGSGCQPPAVGPLSSNHLKPGGKTPHMCHVSDQAEDLEDSGRFSIGGQDIGEAHWDDKTRLGRESEHSDGHGKAVQRFDKREAPLCGRVTAPFSSENPEAPLPAHPSSGTSNLEPPDPIDLHPITGKAELWDFIPASPSELTSAASASVSEQEGARTASVTPEHCPRTLLNELPDSAGKPPNQAAPAKGWDPTPAETAVVRTDGGEVKTSHELLTSEEGFHEDLSGPNSFSVMYTSSLPLQGSLPGDRRSVASIAGPLEPSQTPGRTSTPLSHPETIQQNSPEKSAIIQGKETGTNVDHKAQQVPLFAEPDCSFFQKEPGSRISSVLSTLTWPSEDNTVLAENQQGQPVSPVSHSSLPLVSEPDAKQLRHPPSHVQRPRQPQAPALHANHLVPPPALEGYQPLAPRLHSRPPLSSGMDDDKLGAIHPALSHPLQTATSASDSNSLASASDGESLAERDDLVPVSGEWDLSDSGPHDTETSDDSGVSLLTKSFSALGSEMLVGCSDTSPETADHHMDIESGKSSPDHPSWPSLEGLITSPDSKSRDSAQLLPMLAFTNPIHFFQLSPPSPPTTRTSCQDEELRWEQPAGSFGVDRKNIQAPLAVTEKTEGERRVRQRLEGGEQPKEEMAKHAPLGKSSSWPDKKNIGVAVQEPAANQENPIKSRVKTKDWHRQGLKRMSVPPDILQQVSSVPSEEEAPKAHREPPVSSETVIMREKKPADTTENFKRRHSKLINSSRLLYQEYSDVVLNKAIQSQKRADYPEDIESSFPSSPRLRRKVLSPQDSYLQRLSVSSNASLWQDIPMIRGSRMLLNMSREEQRLQEAKFELIISEASYLRSLNVAVDHFQRSAELQAMLTNQERQWLFSRLSDVRDVSASFLFDLEEKFEEDMFTFHVCDVALKHAPDFRRVYLPYVTNQTYQEQTFQRLLNGNAGFQQVLERLESDPLCQRLSLKSFLILPFQRITRLKLLLQNILKRTRPGSEEEVQATQAYDALEKLIKDCNENVQRMKSTEELIYLSQKIEFECKIFPLISQSRRLVKCGELTALDFNNLSPKWKVTTRPIYLHLFNDCLLLSRPKEGGRFVVFDHAAFSDVRGEKCEMKLHGANKNLFRLFLLQNYQGKRVEFLFRTETHSEKLRWISALAPPRGEPDLLECPDAPQVQCIKTYKARENDELALEKADIIMVMQYSNDGWMEGVKLSDRERGWFPSEHVENISSKHVRQKNLKEEQRVKNAKQQVFCRK
- the ARHGEF5 gene encoding rho guanine nucleotide exchange factor 5 isoform X1, producing MQDVSLMESEETSEGGTTPPGASSTTGEAWDSSAVEGEHHATHTAAEMSTCPCNSAKGAELSTPKDCLAAPGKAAEMLGRPSNSMQKVPAGLEQGQGDTEPQKGLSELEGEMLLEEGGLDYSLKLRQLELVDLESNQDPSSHSRVQDEPVPGSPILQAMNLNTVFPQCQAELAFHGSDPQAQQTKSPLADAISSQRETPKCFLVCKTVSEGHYKAEPFLDNISKDSLQEVDAGAEKEQSTQKVAPAPDEQPTSEGAVEDTAKPYTSEDVQESLRAPQGLEENTESSHQLSSTLRRDSQMSSLQAEGNTPAGETGNASRVKDQGMVPKEHSSASKCLHLEDDHRKTEGRPAPSAESAFQGKSTAKRTEEVNASQHKEPAQEEAVSELQQEEEEEECKEQNLPEGGKPLELKGQKNKEQKEQEQLQREELRLEEELKLEALSSAFGPEIPSVPRHTVDVCGLEYVSLSEQTGSAFPPGEPVSVDQHPGEDVLLQASVTEAGSGCQPPAVGPLSSNHLKPGGKTPHMCHVSDQAEDLEDSGRFSIGGQDIGEAHWDDKTRLGRESEHSDGHGKAVQRFDKREAPLCGRVTAPFSSENPEAPLPAHPSSGTSNLEPPDPIDLHPITGKAELWDFIPASPSELTSAASASVSEQEGARTASVTPEHCPRTLLNELPDSAGKPPNQAAPAKGWDPTPAETAVVRTDGGEVKTSHELLTSEEGFHEDLSGPNSFSVMYTSSLPLQGSLPGDRRSVASIAGPLEPSQTPGRTSTPLSHPETIQQNSPEKSAIIQGKETGTNVDHKAQQVPLFAEPDCSFFQKEPGSRISSVLSTLTWPSEDNTVLAENQQGQPVSPVSHSSLPLVSEPDAKQLRHPPSHVQRPRQPQAPALHANHLVPPPALEGYQPLAPRLHSRPPLSSGMDDDKLGAIHPALSHPLQTATSASDSNSLASASDGESLAERDDLVPVSGEWDLSDSGPHDTETSDDSGVSLLTKSFSALGSEMLVGCSDTSPETADHHMDIESGKSSPDHPSWPSLEGLITSPDSKSRDSAQLLPMLAFTNPIHFFQLSPPSPPTTRTSCQDEELRWEQPAGSFGVDRKNIQAPLAVTEKTEGERRVRQRLEGGEQPKEEMAKHAPLGKSSSWPDKKNIGVAVQEPAANQENPIKSRVKTKDWHRQGLKRMSVPPDILQQVSSVPSEEEAPKAHREPPVSSETVIMREKKPADTTENFKRRHSKLINSSRLLYQEYSDVVLNKAIQSQKRADYPEDIESSFPSSPRLRRKVLSPQDSYLQRLSVSSNASLWQDIPMIRGSRMLLNMSREEQRLQEAKFELIISEASYLRSLNVAVDHFQRSAELQAMLTNQERQWLFSRLSDVRDVSASFLFDLEEKFEEDMFTFHVCDVALKHAPDFRRVYLPYVTNQTYQEQTFQRLLNGNAGFQQVLERLESDPLCQRLSLKSFLILPFQRITRLKLLLQNILKRTRPGSEEEVQATQAYDALEKLIKDCNENVQRMKSTEELIYLSQKIEFECKIFPLISQSRRLVKCGELTALDFNNLSPKWKVTTRPIYLHLFNDCLLLSRPKEGGRFVVFDHAAFSDVRGEKCEMKLHGANKNLFRLFLLQNYQGKRVEFLFRTETHSEKLRWISALAPPRGEPDLLECPDAPQVQCIKTYKARENDELALEKADIIMVMQYSNDGWMEGVKLSDRERGWFPSEHVENISSKHVRQKNLKEEQRVKNAKQQVFCRK